The Burkholderia mayonis DNA window CCGCGTGATCAAAATCCTACGTTTCTGCATCGAGGCGGGGAGGGGAATGCGCCATCGTCTGCTGGCATGATCGGTCTTATGCTGAACGCTGGTCGGCTGGAATGTCGCCGACGATTTGGACGAATGAAGCAGATATAACGTACCCAAATAAACCCACCATAGCAGCTTATGAGCGCGTAGGGATCGCACCACTGGACTGGACCCGGCGAGTCTCGCGACATTGGCCAGGAGAAATGGAAGACGGTAACGTAGTGGAACTTCGTTGCGAAGGAAGGCACGAAGAGCACCTCGGTAGGTCTTAACAATTTGCGAAGTAAAACCGATTCGAAGCTGTTCATTCGAATGGAAGCTGCAAATCCCTTTCCAGAGGACGGTTTTATATTCGTCGAGGTGATTGCTCGACGCAAGGATATACATTAATTTTTGGTACAGCTTCGGTAATTCCCGGCGATTAGGCAATAGGAAAGGCCTGCGTACTAACCGTAGTGCGACCTCAGACGCCTGTTCGCGCCGGCCAGCAACGGCATCGAGATATGCGCGATGTAAGCTGATTGATTGAGCAATGCGAGGAAACTTCACCACACCCGTTCGCGATGCTATGTCGACAACAGCACTCGCTTCGGGTAAGTAATTGTGGTCGGTAAATGTGCCGGCAAGTTGATTAAGGCCTCGAAACCATTCCTCACTATGACTGATAAAACCTTGAGATAAGTATGAAATGTCGTTCAGTACATCTCTTGTGAATTCATTTGCTTTCTGAAAATCCAGTCGTAGCAAATCTGTCAAATGCTGATCAATGCAGCATGCAACGGAAAGAAAAACGTAACGGTCATGCAGCGCTTGCCTACGTTCTTGTTGATTTAACTTCAACCATGCGTGAAAAACAGGCGCATGGTGATTTTCGTAGGCTATTCCGCTTAGATCGAGCGAGATCATCGAGTCGATTGTCTCGTTCCCGTACTTACCTTCCGGCGTAATGGGCAGGCTCGCGACTACGGCTGATGTCGATGTGGTCATTGTCGTCATTGCCCTAACTCGAGAATATGATGGCTGTAGTGCTCGTATGCTTTGGATACGTCGCCGAAGCGTGTGATTGTACCCTGGTCAAGAACGGCGGCACTATTACAGTATTTCATAATGAATCCAGCATCATGAGAAACGATGATGAATGCTCGATCTTTGCGTTTTTCGAACAGTTCATAGACACATTTCTCATGGAATCTGGCATCGCCGACCGCAATAATTTCATCAATCAAGTAACAATCAAATTCGATGGCGAGCGAAAGTGCGAACGCGAGGCGCGCTTGCATGCCGCTGGAATATGTCTTGACTGGCTCGCGAAAATATTTGCCAAGCTCTGCAAATTTCTCTACAAATTCACGAATTGATTCGTGATCGATATTATAAATTCGAGAGATAAAGCGAAGATTATCGAGACCAGTCAGGCTTCCCTGAAAACCTCCTGCAAAAGCCAAGGGCCAAGATACAGCCATCTTTCGCTGAATCAAGCCGCTATCAGGAGATTCCTGGCCGCTGATCAGGCGGACAAGCGTCGATTTGCCGGCTCCGTTTTTCCCGAGTATGCCTACCTTTTCACTGCGTTCAACAGTTAAACTTATCCCATTGAGCACCGTATGGCTACCGGTCCTCGACTTATATCGCTTCGTAACGTTTCGCAACACGAGCATCTCGATGTCCATGAGTTATGTGAGCATCTTCATGCGTCGGTCGCCCATCAACAAGAGCGCAACGAGAGTCATGGAAAGGCAGCAAAGAAATGTATAAGCAACACTGAAATGAAAGTGATTCGAATATCCCCAATAGCCGGCGCGCATCATTTCAACCGCATTCGTCATCGGAAACCATAGCACTACCTTCTGAAAGGTCTGGGGCAGCCAGTCGACCATAAAGAAAGTGCCGCTCACCGCCAGCAAAAAATAACTGCCCGGATGCCACAGTCGTTCGACCAAATCGCTATGTTCGCTGAGGCAGCCAAGAATGATGCCGAGACATGCGCTAAACCAGCATAAGAAAAGCCAGCCGATGACGAGCAAAGGCAGATCGGCTGGAAAGTTCATCAAATCGATTCCAACCATCACTATGATCAAAAGCACAAACGACGCTGTAACGCCAGCCACTTCCAGCAACATCCGTGCAAAAAAAATGTCCTGGATCTTCACTGGTCTATGGTGCAGCAAACTGCGATTCGGCTCGATTGCTTTTAGCCCGCGAAACGAGCAAGTTCGCCACAAGAGCAAGCTAGAATAGCCGGTCACGACAAACGGCGTGACCGGGACACGGAAGCCGTGCAGGCTATGCGTGATGTTCCAGAGGATGACGACACCCACCGTAAAGATGATGGGCTCCAGCAACAACCAAAGAAAGCCAATATTGTGACGGCCATAACGTGTGATAATCTCACGCATTAGCAGTGCGCCGATCACGCGCGATTGAATCCTCAATGCGGACCAGATCGATTGGTGCTTGTGTTCAAAATCGTCATTCATGGTGCTCGTTGATGCCATGAATCAAGAGCGTCAAAATCCCCCAAATTATCAATGAAATAACCAGAGTGATAATGACATTGGTGAAACGATGCGGTTCGAGAGAGGCATCTGGAAAGCTTGGGCGCGAAATTCTCTCAAGATAAAGTTGCTTGCGCTGTGCTTCGTTGCGAGCCTGCTCGAGCGTGCTCATGGCGCTGGCCAGCATCTTGTCT harbors:
- a CDS encoding glycosyltransferase family 9 protein; its protein translation is MTTMTTSTSAVVASLPITPEGKYGNETIDSMISLDLSGIAYENHHAPVFHAWLKLNQQERRQALHDRYVFLSVACCIDQHLTDLLRLDFQKANEFTRDVLNDISYLSQGFISHSEEWFRGLNQLAGTFTDHNYLPEASAVVDIASRTGVVKFPRIAQSISLHRAYLDAVAGRREQASEVALRLVRRPFLLPNRRELPKLYQKLMYILASSNHLDEYKTVLWKGICSFHSNEQLRIGFTSQIVKTYRGALRAFLRNEVPLRYRLPFLLANVARLAGSSPVVRSLRAHKLLWWVYLGTLYLLHSSKSSATFQPTSVQHKTDHASRRWRIPLPASMQKRRILITRAMGGIGDVLMMTAGLRALAKKYPKAQIDFAVPKSFHPIFEGLNEIRIVDVNSDDVSLAQYNRWINLTDCPAGRVEARQYPNVRSNRIEVFARAMGASKSYVRRSVGFLPFYRVTAEERKWATSYLNKINPDGLPVVGIQPFSVDSYKNWVDMENLAKHLSRDHCVLIFHHEAISGYASSNIHKILTPLRKSVALLAECQRLVAVDSAFVHLSAALGVKTVAIFGPTSGHVFCRYYPRVKYVTPKKSDFPCAPCWRNEHKPCHLTKGRESICLHSITTERVLTALETDFGQPNPRTNILTRIRNWALYGRE
- a CDS encoding ABC transporter ATP-binding protein; this translates as MLVLRNVTKRYKSRTGSHTVLNGISLTVERSEKVGILGKNGAGKSTLVRLISGQESPDSGLIQRKMAVSWPLAFAGGFQGSLTGLDNLRFISRIYNIDHESIREFVEKFAELGKYFREPVKTYSSGMQARLAFALSLAIEFDCYLIDEIIAVGDARFHEKCVYELFEKRKDRAFIIVSHDAGFIMKYCNSAAVLDQGTITRFGDVSKAYEHYSHHILELGQ
- a CDS encoding ABC transporter permease; amino-acid sequence: MNDDFEHKHQSIWSALRIQSRVIGALLMREIITRYGRHNIGFLWLLLEPIIFTVGVVILWNITHSLHGFRVPVTPFVVTGYSSLLLWRTCSFRGLKAIEPNRSLLHHRPVKIQDIFFARMLLEVAGVTASFVLLIIVMVGIDLMNFPADLPLLVIGWLFLCWFSACLGIILGCLSEHSDLVERLWHPGSYFLLAVSGTFFMVDWLPQTFQKVVLWFPMTNAVEMMRAGYWGYSNHFHFSVAYTFLCCLSMTLVALLLMGDRRMKMLT